A window from Telopea speciosissima isolate NSW1024214 ecotype Mountain lineage chromosome 8, Tspe_v1, whole genome shotgun sequence encodes these proteins:
- the LOC122670587 gene encoding extensin-like, whose product MASLITTLPVVLLSTLSFPLETTANNYYYTSPPPPKKSPPPPFPPYHYQSPPPPPPVKFPPPPTPVYKYKSPPPPPPAKSPPPILVYKYKSPLPPPPVHKSPPPSPSKKHYEYKSPPPPPPKEHYEYKSPPPPPPPPTPVYKYKSPLPPPKEHYKYKSPPPSPTPIYKYKSPPPPPTPVYMYKSPPPPPSVYHYTSLPPPHHY is encoded by the exons ATGGCTTCCCTCATCACCACTCTTCCAGTGGTGCTCTTGTCTACTCTTAGCTTCCCACTGGAAACCACTGCAAACAACTACTACTACACCTCTCCTCCTCCACCTAAGAAATCTCCCCCTCCACCTTTTCCTCCTTACCACTAccagtcaccaccaccacctccaccagtCAAGTTTCCTCCACCACCAACCCCAGTCTACAAATacaaatcaccaccaccacctccaccagcCAAGTCTCCACCACCAATCCTAGTCTACAAATACAAATCACCACTACCTCCTCCACCAGTCCACAAGTCACCTCCTCCATCACCATCCAAGA AGCATTACGAGTACAAGtctccaccacctccaccaccgaAGGAGCATTATGAGTACAAGtctccaccacctccaccaccacctcctacTCCAGTCTACAAGTACAAATCTCCTCTGCCACCACCTAAGGAGCATTACAAGTACAAGTCCCCACCACCCTCTCCTACTCCAATCTACAAGTACAaatctcctccacctcctcctacTCCAGTCTACATGTACAAgtcgccgccaccaccaccatcagtCTACCATTACACTTCACTTCCTCCTCCTCACCATTACTAA
- the LOC122670586 gene encoding extensin-like, translated as MGRQGSNWGSMPSLITTLLVVLLSTLSFPQETTANNYYYSSPPPPKKSPPPPSPPYHYQSPPPPPPVKSPPPPTPVYKYKSPPPPPTPVYKYKSPPPPPKEHYKYKSPPPPPIPVYKYKSPPPPPKEQYKYKSPPPPPTPVYKYKSPPPQPKEHYKYKSPPPPPTPVYKYKSPPPPPKPVYKYKSPPPPPKEHYKYKSPPPPPPKEHYKYKSPPPPPTPVYKYKSPPPPLTPVYKYKSPPPPVYHYTSPPPPHHY; from the exons ATGGGAAGACAAGGAAGCAATTGGGGTTCAATGCCTTCCCTCATCACCACTCTTCTAGTGGTGCTTTTGTCTACTCTTAGCTTCCCACAGGAAACCACTGCAAACAACTACTACTACAGCTCTCCTCCACCACCCAAGAAATCTCCTCCTCCACCTTCTCCTCCTTACCACTACCAgtcgccaccaccacctccaccagtCAAGTCTCCTCCACCACCCACCCCAGTCTACAAATacaaatcaccaccaccaccaccaaccccGGTGTACAAGTACAAGTCTCCGCCTCCACCACCGAAGGAGCATTACAAGTACAagtctccaccaccaccaccaatccCGGTGTACAAGTACAAgtctcctcctccaccaccaaaGGAGCAATACAAGTACAAGTCTCCACCACCCCCTCCTACTCCAGTCTACAAGTACAAATCTCCTCCACCACAACCAAAGGAGCATTACAAGTACAAGTCCCCACCACCCCCTCCTACCCCAGTCTACAAATACAAAtctcctccaccacctcctAAA CCGGTCTACAAGTACAAATCTCCTCCGCCACCACCTAAGGAGCATTACAAGTACAAGTCCCCACCACCCCCTCCTCCTAAAGAGCATTACAAGTACAAgtccccaccaccacctcctacTCCAGTCTACAAGTACAaatctcctccacctcctcttACTCCAGTCTACAAGTAcaagtcaccaccaccaccagtctACCATTACActtcacctcctcctcctcaccATTACTAA